The Nicotiana tomentosiformis chromosome 2, ASM39032v3, whole genome shotgun sequence genome includes the window AAAATCTTCAATCTATTTTCCCCTTAAGTTATTCAAAGTTTTGCACATCACAGTGACTaacaaaatttttttttttttttttttttttgaagtatCAAAGTGTGGCTTATTAATTACAGATTAAGATCAGTTACTAAGTTAGGACAAAGATATGGACGCTTCTCAAAAGATTAAGCAAGTAGGATGCTACTCTTGAAGACAACTAAATATGCAGTCAAGAAAAATACAATAATACAGTATCCGATGAAACCGAGCCAAAAGGTCAATTTATTAATCGTTTAAACTCCCTCTATGTCATCTTACTTATTAATTTCCATTCCAGCTGTACCCTACTGAGTCAAGAAGTAAATAATGAAGATTAATAGTttttttggccaagcttctaaaatttgcttattttgagaagtgtttttttcaaaagtgtttttaaaaaagtatttttggcgaGAATCGGTATGTGTTTGGCTaaataatttgaaaaacacttttgagcacTAACTagtatttggccaaacttttgaaaactgcttcttagtatatttttctcaaaagtacttctcAAAAAAGTGCTTTTTGAAGAGAAGCTATATTTTTCTGCTTCTGTTTCtcatcaaaaatactttttttttcttcttataaaagcttggccaaacacctcaatttttggcctaaaacactTTTGGCAAAAAAAAAAGAGCACTTTTGGCCCCAAAAAAAACTTGGCCCAACAGGCTATAACAGTAGTAAAACCTCATAAGGAGGAAGTAGATGTCAATCCAATAATGTTAGCGAAATCCTGGAGTACTGCAAGTGATATAGGACAAAATATCCAGCCTGTTACTCTTTCTAGCTGCAGGCTGATGAATTGATAGATTGGCCTTCTCTCTTTTTACATAAGACGTATTTCACGTTAGGCCAAGGGAGCTTAAAATGAATGTGGATGTTTTTCAAGGAAGATACAAACTATTTCACTCAACTAGTACCTATCTATACACTAGGGATGTCAATAGTTCGGTTcgaccggttattttataaaatttataccgTATCAatttttcagttattctattatgtataatcaaaattagacttttcgaaaccgtcccaatTATGTCGGTTGCTCGGTTAGAttagtttttgatattttttttaatgtcatgtaaaagtcactagtagaagtatATGTACTTTCATTAGTTTTATAGAACTAAGCAAAATTCTtgacatttttactgtttaaggggtgataaattaaaaaaaatctgaAAGATGGCCAGAATAGATCCGTCAATTATTCTACATCAGCGTCAAAAAAACTAagcaaatacaaaaaaaatataaatcacacgagtggaaagatattaaacaaattgggactcaagaataaaatctatagaagattaaatattcaaaaagataataCTAAATCATACGAAATAAAACATATTCAAtatattgtagtttgctactcataatcgctagaatactttgtatcttgctagtgaatatgctggaaataatttaatttcaataGGAATAGCATAATAGTTTTGAGAactaggattttgagtttaattacttgtggCTTGTAACTGTTTTTATAATTTCAACGGccaagaaaaaatttaatgcttTGTTATTTTTATACttaatacaaaaaaatatttttcacatgtaaatttattcgatacgattatagatttatataaaaacctacgattttattaaaataaacctAAAAATCAGTACGGTACGGTTGAGTCGGTTTAGTCAGattttttaaatatccattgacaccccctACATACATCACATCCCCAATTTTCCATTGGCTCCATCTTTATCATTGACAGGACCATATGGCATAAAACAAAAAATAACGAATTTAGCAGAACTTCTTGGTTAGACAGCAGCCACTAGGTTCCATTGTCAACCTtatcaataacaataattaaaGATATGGGACTCCATCCATCAAGAAAATGAACCTATAAACAGCAGTTTGATGGATATCCTCCCATATGAGCTAGTAATTAGTAACATTCTATAGCAGTTTAACGAGTTCTAAAGGAATACAACAGTACTGGACTCTGTTGGTGAAATGGAAGACGAGATTCAAACAAGAAGTTACTGGAGATGGACCAAACAAGACTTTTTTCCAGAAGACTCTTTCCAGAATTGGAGCACATACCGATCAGCACTATCACAAACATTTTCCAGATTCAAGGACCGAGTTGCAAGCCGTTCTGAGGATGCTGATGAGATTGGGGAGATAAGGAAACAAAGTGAGAATGAGATGAAACGTTGCCTTAGTTGGTAGGACCTCACCTGGTTTGGCTTTGGCTCGGTTATTGGAGCAGGCATCTTTGTACTCACTGGCCAAGAAGCTCACAAGCATGCCGGACCAGCTATAATATTATCCTATGTGGCTTCTGGCATTTCAGCGATGCTCTCTGTATTCTGCTATACagaatttgcggtagaaattccTGTAGCAGGAGGGTCATTTGCGTACATCAGAGTAGAACTAGGAGATTTTGCGGCCTTTATCACAGCAGGAAACATAATTCTTGGATCCATTGCTGGAGGTGCAGCAGTAGCAAGAGCCTGGACTTCTTACTTTACAACACTCCTGAACCTTCATCCAAACTCTTTACGCATACATACAAACCTCGCAGACGGGTTCAACTTATTAGATCCAATAGCTGTTGCAGTTCTAGTAATTACATCAATAATTGCAATAAGCAGCACTAGAAGAACTTCATATTTCAACTGGATAGCATCCGCAGTAAATATGATGGTGATTTTATTTGTCATAGTTGCTGGATTTGCTCATGCCAATAGCTCAAACTTGACACCCTTTATGCCACATGGTGCCAAAGGTATTTTTGTTGCAGCAGCAATTGTGTATTTTGCATATGGGGGTTTTGACAACATTGCAACCATGGCAGAGGAAACAAAAAATCCATCAAAAGACATACCACTAGGATTGCTAGGGTCAATGTCAATTATCACCGTGATATATTGCTTGATGGCACTTTCACTGAGTATGATGCAGAAGTATACTGATATAGACCCTAATGCCGCTTACTCTGTTGCATTTCAAAGCGTGGGAATGAAATGGGCAAAATATCTGGTAGCCCTTGGAGCTCTTAAGGGAATGACCACTGTCCTTTTGGTAGGAGCGATTGGGCACGCACGCTACACCACTCACATCGCACGAGTTCACATGATTCCACCATGGTTTGCACTTGTTCACCCAAAGACAGGAACTCCCATAAATGCAACTCTATTGATCAGACTTGCAAGTGCCTGTATAGCCTTCTTTTCAAGTTTGGATGTCTTGACAAGTTTGTTATCCGTAAGCAGCCTTCTTATATCGATGATGATGGCTGTTGCTCTGCTTGTGAGGAGATATTATGTCAGAGGTATCACCCCCCGAACGAATTTTTTGAAGCTAACCTTTTTTTTACAGGTCATAATTCTATCTTCCATAGGGACTTCTGCTTACTGGGGACTGAACCCTAATGGTTGGCTTGGCTACACAATAACTGTTCCCCTTTGGTTCCTGGCAACTTTGGCAATATCAGTTCTTTTGCCACAGGAAAGAACACCAAAAGTTTGGGGAGTCCCACTGGTTCCATGGTTCCCATCCCTCTCAATTGCAATAAACTTGTTTCTCATGGGATCATTAGGAGCTCAGGCATTTATAAGGTTTGGCATATGTACGGCTGTAATGCTGATGTATTATATTCTTTTTGGCCTCCATGCAACTTATGACATGGCTCGTCAACCAAAGAAGGTAATGTCGTCAAAGATCTCGGAAGAAGACGTGGAAAAAG containing:
- the LOC104109633 gene encoding cationic amino acid transporter 5; protein product: MLSVFCYTEFAVEIPVAGGSFAYIRVELGDFAAFITAGNIILGSIAGGAAVARAWTSYFTTLLNLHPNSLRIHTNLADGFNLLDPIAVAVLVITSIIAISSTRRTSYFNWIASAVNMMVILFVIVAGFAHANSSNLTPFMPHGAKGIFVAAAIVYFAYGGFDNIATMAEETKNPSKDIPLGLLGSMSIITVIYCLMALSLSMMQKYTDIDPNAAYSVAFQSVGMKWAKYLVALGALKGMTTVLLVGAIGHARYTTHIARVHMIPPWFALVHPKTGTPINATLLIRLASACIAFFSSLDVLTSLLSVSSLLISMMMAVALLVRRYYVRGITPRTNFLKLTFFLQVIILSSIGTSAYWGLNPNGWLGYTITVPLWFLATLAISVLLPQERTPKVWGVPLVPWFPSLSIAINLFLMGSLGAQAFIRFGICTAVMLMYYILFGLHATYDMARQPKKVMSSKISEEDVEKARS